The Oceanimonas doudoroffii genome contains the following window.
GCATTAAATCATTCGCGGCGCCGGGAGGCATGCCCGCTTCTGTTCCGTTTTCGTCCCGGTGACAGCTTCGGCAGTTAACCGGCTGCAGATTGTCTGCCATGACAAATTTGCCATCCTGTGCGATCAGCCGAATGTTGTTGAGCGAGGTAATATTCATCGGGTGCGGAATACGTTGATCGCCCACCGTCGGCCGGTGTATGCCATCTTCCACCACACCATGACAATTGGCACAACGTGGGTGGGTGGCCACCTGGTAGAGATACTGGAATGCCCCTGCCGCCGATGGCGAGGCCATGTAATCCGAATAGGCGTCTGCCCTGGCATGCTGCGGTGCCAGCGCCACCACTGCCAGAAACAGAGAATTCAGTGATACCGATGTAAGAGCCTTCATTGTTGTCACCATTCCCTTTCATCACGTGTTACCGGTCATTGGCACAAGACCGTGGTAACCGATTCAGGCCAAAGGAAGTGTTCCACGCGCGATACGTGGAACACTTTCGCCTGGTTTGATCCGCCAGATTTATCCAACCGCCAGGGTATTCAGTACGTGGTTGGCCAGCATGGGCAGTTCGCGCAACCGAATGCCCACCGCCTGATAAACCGCGTTGCCAATCGCCGGTGCCACGCCAATGACACCGGGCTCACCCAGGCCGACCGGAAATTCATCGCTCTCGATGAATTCAATGTCCATCTCCGGCAGGTCGTTCATTCGCAACGGCAGATAGCTATGCAGGTTGGTCTTGCTGACCCGGCCATCCTGGTAGGCATTGTGCTCAAACAGGGCAAGGCTGGTACCCCAAAGCAATGAGCCCTCAATCTGCGCCAGGGCGCCATCGGGGTGGATCACAATGCCGGCGTCGACAACGGCCCAGAGTTTCTTGACGGTAATCTTTCCGGATTGGCGGTTCACATGAACATGCGCCGCCGTGGCAATCCAGGCCGGCATGGTACGTTCCTGGCCCGCGCTGACCGAAAAGCCGATGCCTTCATCCGCCTCCAGCTTGATATCTGCCACCTTGGCCTTCAGCTGTGCCAGGGTGTTGTGCAGGCGCTTTGCCCCACCGACACTTTCCGGCGCCTTGCCCGCCTGCTTGCCGGCGCCATCCAGCAACGCCAGACGGAACTCGGCCGGATCCTTGCCGAGTTCCACGGCGATTTCATCGATAAACGACTCCAGGCCCCAAACGATCCAGCCTTGGCCCACGGCGCGCAACCAGCCGGGGGTAAAGGTTTTTTGCGCCAGTTCATTGTTGATCGCGCGCGCACGGTGGTTGGCCATGCTGTACCAGTGATCGGCGCCCGAGGCGGAGAACATGTCGATCTTGCCTTTCTTGTCCACGCTGTCGGCCATAAATCCGGGCGCCATGGTCAGGGTGGGCCAGCCGGCGGCGAAGGCGTGCTCCAGGCCGGTGAAATTACCGTTATCATCAAAAGAAGCATGAAACAGTGAGGTAGATGCCGAACGGCTTTGATCAAACAGGGTGTCGTCTTCTCGCGTGAAGATAAGCTTGACCGGCTTGTCGATGGCCTTGGCGGTCAGCAGCGAGGGCACGATCCAGTCTCCGTACAAACGACGTCCAAAGCCCCCTCCCAGGTAGTACTGATGCATGATGACGTCGTCTTCGGAAACGCCGGCGGCCTTGGCAATGGTCGGCAGTGTCAGTGATTGCCACTGGTTCCCCGTATGCACATGCCACTTGCCGTCCCTGAATTCACTCAGGGCATTTAACGGCTCCAGCTGAAAGTGGCTGGCGGTGGCGGTGGTATAGAGGGCCTCTATGGTTTTGCCGGAGTCGGCCTGCGCCCTGGTGACATCACCCTCATCAACAAACAGCAGCCCCTGAGTGCGATCCCGCACCAGCCGCTCCCCTTCTTTCTGCAGGTCGGCTTCGCTGACAGTGGCGGTTTCGCCCGCCTTATAGTCCACCTTGATGGCATTGGCGGCCTTGATGGCCGAGGGAAAGTTATCCGCAATCACGGTCACCCAGCCCTCACAGGTCTTACTGGGGTCTTTCAGCACCTCATAGCCAAGGTATCCCTTGATGTCACGCGCTGCGCTGTCGTCCACCCTTTCAACCGTACTGCCATAGCGGGTGGGAGGAAGAATCGGGCGCGCATACACCATGCCTTCCACTTCCACATCGATGCCATACACGGCGGAACCATCGGTCTTGGACGGAATATCCAGCGCCCTGGAAGGCTTGCCTATCAAATGGCGCTTGTTGGAAGGCTTGATGGGCAGTTCGGCAATTTCCTCGGCGGTAAATACTCTGTTGAGCTCACCCCTGGTGACGATATCGCCATAACTGACGGACTGGTCACCATGAAAGACCTTGCCATCCCGGGCGTCACACTGCTCTGCACTCACACCCAGCAGTTTTGCGCCGGCGTCAATCAGTGCCAGCCGGCCGGCGGCACCGGCCTGAGACAGCGGCTTGTAGGAATGGAAGATGGACCAGGAGCCACCGGTCACCATATAGCCCCATTTGGGATCGGTATCCACATGCCTGATGGTTACCTTGTCCCAGTCACAGGCCAGCTCATCCGCCAGGATCCGCGCCAGCGCCGTGCCGATATGCTGCCCCATCTCTGCCTTGGCGATGTTAATCATCACATTGCCCTGGGCATCCATCTCAAACCAGATGGTAGGAGAAAACATTTTGTCAGACAGCGCTTCCTGCGCGCTCAGGGCAGAAGAAAAGATGGCCGGGGCAAACGCCATCATCACGGAGGCATGCACGGTGCCGATCAAAAAGCTGCGGCGTGACAGATCTATGGTGTCCTTCTTCGCTTTCAGGCTATTCATGGTTTAGGCCTCCTGATTGGGCGCGCTGGGGTCAAAGATATTCACGCCGGCCTGAGACTCGGTAGCGGCCCGCTGAATGGCCTTCTTGATCCGTACATACGCCATGCAGCGGCAGTAGTTGGTGCTCATGTGGTTCACAATGTCCTGCTCGGAAGGATTCGGGTTGGCTTCGAGCAAGGTGGCGGCTTGCATGATCTGGCCGGACTGGCAGTAACCACACTGGGGCACCTGCTCTTCTATCCAGGCTTGCTGCAGCGGATGGTTGTCCAGTGCTTCTATGGTAGTCACCGACTTGCCGGCCACCTGGCCAACCATATAAGAGCAGGAACGGTAGGCATTGCCGTCAATATGAACGGTACAGGCGCCGCACATGGCAACGCCGCAACCATATTTAGTGCCTTTGAGGTCAAATTCGTCCCGAATAACCCAAAGCAGCGGCGTATCAGCCTCGGCCTCGGTTCTGACCTGCCGGCCATTTAATGTGAACTCAATCATGATGGTAACTCTCTTTGTGGGAGCAGTGATGGAAGCTTGCTGATAATGGAGTGGTTGAATCCAAGCCGTTCCCTGACTCCGTCAGGCATGAATCATGGGAATGGCTCTGTATGGCGGCTTGATGCCAGGCAGCCAGCGCGTCTGGTGTATCGATATCCACGGCCGCGCTCGGCATGAGCACCGCCACCACCGCAGAGGGCGCGGATCTGAGCAGTTGCCGTGCGCCACTATCGCCGTTCAGGCGCATCAGGGTGTCAAAATGCGCACTGCCAAACAGTGCCGGTACGCCGCGGCAGGATTCGCCATAGGCCGCGCACAGCATGGCCCGGGGAGCAGCTTGTGAGGTGAGCGCCGCAAGGTTGGCGGGGGTCAGGTCAATTTGATCGGCCAGCATGACCAGAATGGCGTCATAGCCTGCCTGGATGGAAACCAGGTAGCGCACCCCGGCCGCGATGGAACTGCCCAGCCCCTGAGCCCAACCATGATGATAAATAAAGGACGAAGGCTCCCAGGACTCTTCAATGCGTGCCTTTTCGATCGCCTCATGCCAGGCGCCGGTCACCGTAAATACGTGTCCCGGCGTCACTTGCTGGGCGGTGTTGATGCTTCTTCTCAGCAGCGGCATTCCATTGACGGGGGCCAGCAGTTTGCAGCCGCCAAAGCGCGTGGAGCCACCGGCGGCCATGATCAGGGTGGCGATTCGCGACATGACTACAGCACTCCACTCAGTGATCGCGCGCTGCCACCGGCCAGTACCGCGTGGCACTCGGCCAGCATGGCCAGGGCGATGCTCTCGGGCAGCTCTCCACCAATGTCCAGACCGACCGGTCCTGCTAGGGGGATGTTGATATCGTCGATGGACAGCCCCGCCCATTCCAGCACCTGGTCCCGTCGATGCCTGGGCCCCAGCATGGCCAGGTAACGCAACGGCGTCTGATGCAACGCCCTGAGTGCCGCACCATCCAGACTGATGTTATGGGCCATCAATACCGCCGCATCCACGCGCCGGGCACTGACGAAGTGTGTGAGCGTATCGGCGGGAACACGCAGGATTTCGTGGGCCGACATAAAAAACTCGGCACGCGCATTGGCCGGCCTGGGGTCCCATATGCTGACACGCCAACCCAGTGTATGGGCCATGGCAGACACGGATCTGGCATCTAGGCCTCCGCCCACGATCAGCAGGTGAGGCTCTGGCACTATGGGGGTCTCAAGCCACTGCTCGTCTCCGTCACGAATCAGCCGGCCCTTGATATGAAAGGAGTTGCTGGAAACGGCCTCGCTGAGCAGAAAACGCCCTTCCACCCTGCCATTGGTCTCGGGAATGCGTTGGTAGTAGACCCCCCTTTGTCGTGCAGACAGCGCCTGATGCACCTGCTCCAGCCCCAGATAGTCATTGGCGGCGGTAACGGGCTGCAGCAACACATACACCACGCCGCCACAACCGATGCCAAGCTGAAAGGACAGATCGTCTTCATCATTGCCATCGTAGCGCAACGTCATGGCACTGCCGGTCTGCATCACCTTGCGGGCATGCAGCTGAATATCGCTTTCCAGGCAGCCACCGCTCAGCATACCCAGCTGTTGCCCCAGGCTGCTGAACAACATCATGGCGCCGGCCTTGCGGTAACTTGAGCCTTCCGTCTGGTAGACGGTGCCCAGCACCCATTCGGCCTGAGACCTTTGTGAATACCATTGTGCGAGCAGGGTGGACAGCTGGTTAGACATGGCGAGCCTTTCGACTAAGTTCGGGATTATGGTGCCTGAAGAATTAGTCTAGAAGGTTGGTAACAATATTCAACCAGTATACTTTTAGTAACCACTTAAACCATGGGTGTTCATTCGAGTAGAAAGTAAGTAAGCACAAACTCCCGAGAGCTTGAAAAGCCATGCCAAAGCCGGCCGGGAAGCAAGCCGGGTGCAACACAATCTTCATGAAAAAGTGGCCGCTGCGGGCACGAAAGTGCGACCCGGTTCAACCCCGATAAACACGAGTACAGGTTTCGTCATCGCTGGGGATCAGCGGTGAATGGCGTCCTTTATCCAGGCGTCCAGCTGACCTTCACCGACCCCTCTGGAATCGTAAATGACCCGGTAGAACAATGGCGCCAACAACTTGTCCGTCAGTCGTTCCAGCAGCTCGTCTGTCTCCATGACCATTGCCGCTTCCTGCCGGTGATGGTGTTGCCTGCGAACATCAAGCCGGTCATCTGGGACATTACCCCCGTCAACATGGCGGGCTGGGCATTATGCGGTTTCTACCTGGCGCTCATGCCCTCACTGAGGGCCGGCATCATCATGGCCTGGCAGGACGGCCTCCTCATCTTTCTGCTGCCATTTGTTGGCGGCATCGCGGCGGTGACCCTTCGGCACCGGCAGGCGGTCACCAATGTTCGGGGTTCCTGTATTTCAATGCTTATCGGCTTGTCGATGATAGTGCTGGGAGCCTGGTGGCAGTCTGGCTGCTCTGGGAGCCCTCTGCCTCTGGGTGCTTTACCGTAGTCGAACTTCATAATCCTTTATGGCAACAGAGCTCGCTGGAAGAAGTTGCAGCGAGCGCATTTTCATTATTGCGCCGTCCAGCCGCCGTCGACCTTGAGGCTGCTGCCGGTGACCAGGGCACTGGCATCGGAGGACAGGTAAATCACCGCCCCCATGATGTCTTCCACTGTGCCTACGCGGCCCCCACACACGACATGGATCTCCTACTAGCCATTCGGGACTCCGCCCGCCTGCCCGAGCACATTGGCCTTTACCATACCTGGGAAAAGGTGGAGTAAACCGCCTTTCGAGAAGGTTACTGCGCCACCACCTTGTCGGCCCGCTGAGTACGACGGTGCGCCAGCACAAAGGCGATGGCGAACTGCCCCGTCATCAGCAGCACTATGGTGGGGGCCGGGGCGCTGTCGAGATAGAAGGATGCATACACCCCGAAAAAACCGCCGGTGATACCGAACAGCACCGCCAGCAGCAGCATGTGAGTAAAGCGCCGGGTCAGCAGAAAGGCGGTGGCACCCGGGGCGATCAACAGGGCAATGGCCAGCAGCAGCCCCACCGAGGTGAGCGCCGCCACTATGGTAAGGGTGATCAGGCACAGCAGGCCATAGTGCAGCCAGCCCACCTTAAGCCCCACCGCCCGGGCCTGCACCGGATCAAAGGCATGCAGCAAAAAGTCCTTCCACTTCGTGGCCAGCACCAGCACGGTCAGCAGGGCCACGGCGCCGGTCTCCAGAATATCCCCGAAGCCGACCCCCAGCAGATCGCCAAACAGAATATGATCCAGGTGCACCTCGGCGCTGATCTGCACATAGATCAGCAGGCCCAGGCCAAACATGCCGGAGAACACAATGCCCATCACGGTGTCCTGCTTGATGCGGCTGTTGGCGGCGAGAAAGCCAATGCTCAGCGCGCAGGCCATGCCGGCGCCAAAGGCCCCCAGCGCCAGCGGAATGCCCGCCATATAGGCCAGCACCACACCGGGAAACACCGCATGGCTCATGGCATCGCCCATCAGTGCCCAGCCCCTGAGCACCAGAAAGCAGGACAGCAACGCCGCCGGCACCGCCATCACCATGGCCATCACCAGGGCGCGCACCATAAAGTCGAGCTGAAAGGGCAGCAACAACCACTCAAACATCCCCATCAGGCTGCCCCCCTGGCCTCGGCGGCACGCCGGCGGGCCGCCAGGTAGCCGTGTTTGGGCGCAAACACAAAGGCCAGCAGAAACACCAGGGTCTGCAGCACCACGATCAGGGCACCGGTGGCGCCGTTGAGAAAGTAGCTGATATAGGCGCCCACGGCGCTGGTGATGGCCCCCAGTGCAACGGCTATCATCAGCAACACCGGAAAGCGATCACTCAGCAAATAGGCGGTCGCCCCTGGGGTGACCACCATGCAGATCACCAGAAAGGCGCCCACCGTCTGCATGGCGGCCACGGTGCAGGCCGCCAGCAGGGTAAAAAACACCAGTTTCAGCAGCCCCGGCTTCAGCCCCAGGGTACGGGCGTGGTTTTCATCAAAGAACACCACCAGCAGATCCTTCCATTTGCACAGCAGCACCGCCAGCGACACCACACCGATGATCACCAGTTGCAGAATGTCGGCGGGGTCGATGGCCAGAATGTTGCCCAGCACTATGGTGCGAATGTTCACCGCCATGGGCTGCAGCGACACCATAAACAGCCCCAGGGCGAAAAAAGCCGAGAAGATCAGGCCGATAATCACGTCTTCCTTGAGCTTGCTGCGCTGGTTGAGCAGCATCATGGCGCCGGCGGCCAGGCCCCCGGCCAGAAAGGCGCCCAGGGAAAACGGCAGTCCCAGCAAATAGGCGCCGGCCACCCCGGGCACGATGGAATGGGACAGAGCATCGCCAATCAGCGACCAGCCCTTGAGCATCAGGTAACA
Protein-coding sequences here:
- a CDS encoding metal ABC transporter permease translates to MGMFEWLLLPFQLDFMVRALVMAMVMAVPAALLSCFLVLRGWALMGDAMSHAVFPGVVLAYMAGIPLALGAFGAGMACALSIGFLAANSRIKQDTVMGIVFSGMFGLGLLIYVQISAEVHLDHILFGDLLGVGFGDILETGAVALLTVLVLATKWKDFLLHAFDPVQARAVGLKVGWLHYGLLCLITLTIVAALTSVGLLLAIALLIAPGATAFLLTRRFTHMLLLAVLFGITGGFFGVYASFYLDSAPAPTIVLLMTGQFAIAFVLAHRRTQRADKVVAQ
- a CDS encoding XdhC family protein, whose translation is MSNQLSTLLAQWYSQRSQAEWVLGTVYQTEGSSYRKAGAMMLFSSLGQQLGMLSGGCLESDIQLHARKVMQTGSAMTLRYDGNDEDDLSFQLGIGCGGVVYVLLQPVTAANDYLGLEQVHQALSARQRGVYYQRIPETNGRVEGRFLLSEAVSSNSFHIKGRLIRDGDEQWLETPIVPEPHLLIVGGGLDARSVSAMAHTLGWRVSIWDPRPANARAEFFMSAHEILRVPADTLTHFVSARRVDAAVLMAHNISLDGAALRALHQTPLRYLAMLGPRHRRDQVLEWAGLSIDDINIPLAGPVGLDIGGELPESIALAMLAECHAVLAGGSARSLSGVL
- a CDS encoding (2Fe-2S)-binding protein; translation: MIEFTLNGRQVRTEAEADTPLLWVIRDEFDLKGTKYGCGVAMCGACTVHIDGNAYRSCSYMVGQVAGKSVTTIEALDNHPLQQAWIEEQVPQCGYCQSGQIMQAATLLEANPNPSEQDIVNHMSTNYCRCMAYVRIKKAIQRAATESQAGVNIFDPSAPNQEA
- a CDS encoding SDR family oxidoreductase, translating into MCGGRVGTVEDIMGAVIYLSSDASALVTGSSLKVDGGWTAQ
- a CDS encoding nucleotidyltransferase family protein, whose translation is MSRIATLIMAAGGSTRFGGCKLLAPVNGMPLLRRSINTAQQVTPGHVFTVTGAWHEAIEKARIEESWEPSSFIYHHGWAQGLGSSIAAGVRYLVSIQAGYDAILVMLADQIDLTPANLAALTSQAAPRAMLCAAYGESCRGVPALFGSAHFDTLMRLNGDSGARQLLRSAPSAVVAVLMPSAAVDIDTPDALAAWHQAAIQSHSHDSCLTESGNGLDSTTPLSASFHHCSHKESYHHD
- a CDS encoding xanthine dehydrogenase family protein molybdopterin-binding subunit encodes the protein MNSLKAKKDTIDLSRRSFLIGTVHASVMMAFAPAIFSSALSAQEALSDKMFSPTIWFEMDAQGNVMINIAKAEMGQHIGTALARILADELACDWDKVTIRHVDTDPKWGYMVTGGSWSIFHSYKPLSQAGAAGRLALIDAGAKLLGVSAEQCDARDGKVFHGDQSVSYGDIVTRGELNRVFTAEEIAELPIKPSNKRHLIGKPSRALDIPSKTDGSAVYGIDVEVEGMVYARPILPPTRYGSTVERVDDSAARDIKGYLGYEVLKDPSKTCEGWVTVIADNFPSAIKAANAIKVDYKAGETATVSEADLQKEGERLVRDRTQGLLFVDEGDVTRAQADSGKTIEALYTTATASHFQLEPLNALSEFRDGKWHVHTGNQWQSLTLPTIAKAAGVSEDDVIMHQYYLGGGFGRRLYGDWIVPSLLTAKAIDKPVKLIFTREDDTLFDQSRSASTSLFHASFDDNGNFTGLEHAFAAGWPTLTMAPGFMADSVDKKGKIDMFSASGADHWYSMANHRARAINNELAQKTFTPGWLRAVGQGWIVWGLESFIDEIAVELGKDPAEFRLALLDGAGKQAGKAPESVGGAKRLHNTLAQLKAKVADIKLEADEGIGFSVSAGQERTMPAWIATAAHVHVNRQSGKITVKKLWAVVDAGIVIHPDGALAQIEGSLLWGTSLALFEHNAYQDGRVSKTNLHSYLPLRMNDLPEMDIEFIESDEFPVGLGEPGVIGVAPAIGNAVYQAVGIRLRELPMLANHVLNTLAVG
- a CDS encoding metal ABC transporter permease, whose amino-acid sequence is MTILLEPFAYGYMINAIWVSALVGGVCAFLSCYLMLKGWSLIGDALSHSIVPGVAGAYLLGLPFSLGAFLAGGLAAGAMMLLNQRSKLKEDVIIGLIFSAFFALGLFMVSLQPMAVNIRTIVLGNILAIDPADILQLVIIGVVSLAVLLCKWKDLLVVFFDENHARTLGLKPGLLKLVFFTLLAACTVAAMQTVGAFLVICMVVTPGATAYLLSDRFPVLLMIAVALGAITSAVGAYISYFLNGATGALIVVLQTLVFLLAFVFAPKHGYLAARRRAAEARGAA